The DNA sequence CTCCATTGTAAACTGAATTTGTCCCCCCTCCAAAACACAAATCTGAAGGAATTTTGTGCTCATTAGtcagttctgattggctcagattTGCTCGGTTTCTGAGTGAAATTTCACCCATCATGAGCTCAATCAGTATGGTTTGAAGAACACAAGCTAGTTATCAGAACAAATGCATCACCTCCACTAAATGTAAAGCAATCCattctttccataaaagacaaacagtCAATtagtttacaataatttattcaataaCGGAACCAATTATTTATGAACTGAGCATGGTGCCAGCAAGCAGCTGATCTCCAATatctgcaaaagaaaaaggataaCATCAGGAAACTTTGACAGGAGTcattaatataatttattttacattttgattTATCTAGGTTTGActgtaattaagttttgataTCAATTTGATTGTTGagattaaaattaattccTTGTTGACTATTTCCAGGCATTTAAAATTAACAGCAGAGCAAAAATGTGATATTGCTCAGCGGGAACTGGAAGAGTTACGAGATGAAATTGAGAAGCTCAAAGATGAATCAGAAAAGATCCTGGATAACTTTAGAGTAAGTGATAGAATAGAGATTGGGgacaccaaagaaaaacaggaaacaTCAAATCAAACTGCAATAATTATGTTATTGTTTGCCTACAGGCTGTCATGGAAGAAGCTGACATAAGAAGTGCTGAAGTAAAAAAGTCATCATATGAATTTGAAAGAGATATTGTCAAAGGTGCTGTTAATCAGGTAATCTAATGTCATATTATTAACATTTAACACGCTCAAATTGAATGCAGCGATACAATTTGGAATGTACTGTCCATTATACACATCATTGAACTTGTCAAGctgttggttctttactcaGCTAACCAACTGGACATTTCAGTCTGAACTCAGTCCTCAAAAggacattaattttagttatttttacagcaggtttcttttgcaggtcacaggtcacaggtcattgtctTACTaacacagaaagtatcccaaacatttgtaaaagctaaccttaggccttaAAAGtttctgtttaggcctaattaggcctaaggttagcttttacaagtgtttgggatactttctgtattggtaaaacaatggcctgtgacctgtgacctgcaaaagaaacctgctgttatttttattgcttgaAATGAGTAGatagttttcaatttttttcccatgaGTTAATTGTTTAAAGTCTgtaattaagtatgcaaatcaTTCTTGATTTAACCAGACTGAGTATGAAGAAATACTGTACAAATGATTGAATAacttgaaatgttttattgcAGTAGTAAAACATTTTGGTGATGCtgtaattaataaattattaaattgtTCTTGTATTTTTAGAGAACCAATAAAGTTATTGCTGAAAGAGTTACCAAATACCTGGAAGACAAACTAAGAGCTAGGGTAAGCACAGTATGAAATACAAAAGCTAGTGAATAAAACATGACAGGACAATGAAGCAGGAGAGATCTTCAGCTGTGAGATCCAGTAATTAAATActatttttatatgaaataTGGAATGGTATTGACAGCAGCTGTGGATGAATGATGTAAGTGATGGTTGCTTAGCAACAGGTGAAGGAATtattgaaaagatttcccaGGGAGGAATTGAACTGGTGACCTCTGGACACTGGTCAGGTGATCTAATTACCACTGGGCTGCAAGAAACTCCTGGTGAGCTAGGTCTCTTGACTGGGTAATCTTCTTTACACAATGTGATTTGCATGAAAGTCATATTGTTGAGCCCACGAGCATTTCAAGGAAACCGAAATGTGGAGATTACATAACAACATCATAAAGTCATGAattccataataataatactaatgtTTCGTAAGCAAGCATTTTCTTTGAATCGCTGTACACTTCATCATCAATCTTGTATCAGTGAAGATCATTTTGTCAGCTGTGGTCCAGTCCCTTCTCCATGCATGTGCAGGgaaagtttttgtttattttaaatggAAAGAGCATGAGTCCTTGATGTTACTGGTATTATGGAATATTTTGtattaaaataagaaagtgAAGTGGAAGGGTCTTAAACGTCAGAGCATTCAAAATAAGTAACTTGTACAGTATTTCCAATAAAAGGTGAACAATTCTTTAAAAGCTAAGCATCTTGGTTCTGGCAACAAAATAACTGGGTTCTTACTTGGCATTTTAGTGGTCACATTGGTGCCCCATTctaagaaataatttaaacaTGAACCACATGCATGTTGTGGCTCCAAACTTAGGGAAATCAATGCTGTTCTTATTCCTGTACTACAAgagtgtttttttgctttcgttaaaaaacaagaaacaaaaaacagaacaattgaaagaaacattATTGATAATTTAGTTTATGACAGAAAGTCACCTTAACAAGTGAAGTATGGACTGCAGCTCTAATGGTACATTTAATGTTTTCTATAATTCCTAAGTCACCATCAATAAAATCAATGAAGGTGTGCATTCCATTATTTGTCTTTGTGAGCTAATTTAATAAGTGTCAGATGGAATTTTTTCTGTTGAGAGGGTGAACATTGTCTTATTTAACGTAActcatttttgtaattttaggACACAACAATAGAAAAACTTCGACTCAAGAACTCCACTCTTAAGGTTCAAAAGAGAAAGCTTCACATGCAATTAAAACAGGTTTGCAACTTGTAAATTATTTGAactgtattattattactattataattattattgtttgataAACAGAGTACAGCACCCTAGCATTCCTTACTTTTCCTTCACTCACTTTACATCACAggtcatgaatattaatgtcAACTAGCAGGGCCAGCATTAGAAGTGAAAGATGCTGGAAGTGGGAGAATCTGACTCCCATGTCCTCCTTTCCCTAGTGCCATGTAAATATGTTTCTGCTAAAAAAGCTTCAGCTGTGGAAATTAGTGTCTGCCTGGTATTATAAACATCCTTGTTGAAGGTGCCTACGACCCTGTTTctgaaaagccagttgtcaaactgcaatccaccTGGCAATGCTTtcaaaagctgatctttttatattatttaaaTGTATTAAAGAAAACCAAGGGGATCACAatgtttgatggcttagaacttTTATGTTGCAAAAATACATGTAGAAGGAATTGTAGGCTCAAAAAGTTTCTCGACTTTTGAGAAACCGGCCCCAGGTAGGGTCTGACAATTATTGCATCCTTTTCTGGGcattaaatcaaatcaaattaattttgtgttcaGAAAATGGCAAATGCAAACTTGTTTGAtctgttttcatttctatAGAATGCATGATAATTTTGTGCATGACAGCACTGATTGatgtttttcaataatttatgcCTACTTTGTAGAAAGAAGAAATGGGTGAAGTACTTCATGAAGTTGACTTTAAtcagttgaaaattgaaaaccagCAGTATCTTGAAAAGATTGATGAAAAGAATCAAGATCTTCTAAGACTCAAACTCATGTCCACAAACGTACAACAGATTCTCAACACCTATAAGGTACAGTAAGAGGTTTAGTCTTTGGAATAATAAAATCACAGCAAACATGCAGTGATCATCTGTTGTCCTCTTTGTCTGTTGAATTTGTGGGTGTGTAGAACAAATAATACAGAAAACAGATGAACAATGAACTTAAAGCTCCAATTAAAAACCTGAGGCAGTTacctaataataattattagtactGAGATGaagagaacaataataatattataataattattattgttataatacCTACACATTaaagacaaatattaataatttgtgTTTGTGTAATAATTGCTAAGTACTGAACAGAGACCATaaagttctttcaaaattttctaaTAATGTAaccttttctttcaacttctaacagaaaaaattgaatacaTTGACGCTGGAGTCTTCACGGTTAAAGACAGAAATATCACAAAGAAATGAGTTGCTGTTTAAGATTGACGCTGAAACACAAATGGTCGAGAAGGTGActttttttatctcttttctttgaaaatagcTGTATGGTTGTTGCACATCAAATGAAAGCATGTTACAATATTAAACAGgcttctgaaaaaaaatgtcactgtATTTTTACTgaatgttcttgttttcaatgTCAAGGAGAGGACAAAAGCAGAAACACTTAATTCAAGGCTAAAACAGCAGCTTACAGACTACAAAGTACCTGATGTAAGTTATGGCAATTACATGATTGTGTAATCTACTCAGTTTAAATTAAGTCTGTTAATCGAAAGCAACAGGTTTTCATGTGTATGGTAATATTTAATGCATTGTGCAACAAAAATTGGACAAAATTGCTGTCAGGCATCAACTTAATGTCTTATGCATTAGTCTCTTCATCAAGTTGGATGGATTAATGACAAGAGGAACAGTTAtactgatgaaaaaaattataaaataatttagatAGAAGCATGTGCATATTAGTGTGTGTGCAAACACAGTTTTGACATTATAGCTTCAAAGCCGCCAGTGGCAGaaattgagttttttttttgcctcaaGTATCATTCTATCGAAGAATAATCAAAGtttgaaattgattttgattAGATTGaagcaataacaatattattgttttatgacaGCCTTgggtttgtgttttttttatatcagCATTCAGAGattcattttactttaccTGCCGTGCttgtcttgttttttgttaaatttgtgaGTGTGTACAAAGctcttaaattaaaaatttctcttGCTTTGTATAAGGTTGTTAGAAGAACTGATGCAGCTTATTACTTATCACTTGCCTCTGGCTTGTGATTAACaatgtttttctcattttcccCTAACATTCcaagtgacattttttctccagtaaatttgtttaaatcatttttgtttaattgtAGGTATTGGATTATGTAACTGAACGAGCTGATTTGTATGAACTCATCAAAACAGTAAGTCTACAGTTTTATTTATACATACTGTACAtattgcttgtttcttttatgtAGTTGGATGAGTGTACTGTATTTCAAACATAATGATATGAttcatttttccttcttcaagGTGCGCATGTGGGAGAGAAAGGTTGAAATTGCCCAGGTCAGCTTTGTAAAGCCCAGATGTTGTTACaattaacaaatgaaaaagctTAAGCCGTGACATTACACTGTGATGAAACAGGACGGGCATTTGATAATATGAAGGAATTGTAGAAAACACTATCCTGCGCCTCTTGTTTTCTTAACATTTCGCAAAACGTCCAGAGTGTTTCATCACAGTGTAGTACATGGCcaaggcttcttcatttgctttatgatatagaggaaatttggcaaaacaatttggtaaaaaaagctttttctgtgttatatattctgataaaacatgaGTTTTTTACCAGTCAGAGCATTGTCTCAGGTCCTGTctatattataaattatatcTAATAATCCAGCTTCTAGACATGCAGGGTGATGACTGAATAGTATGATTCTCTTATTACCTGAGATTTGATGCATTATTAGTTACAATGAATTACTGAAACAATAAAGAGAAAGTAGCTTTAAAAAGATGTGGCATGTAGTGTTGTTTTCAATGCTGAAATCCTACTTTGACCACTGGagttaaaataattgtaaatataaTGTcagttataaaattaataaggtCAAAGTGCCTTCTCACTTTTGAAATACTACAAAGAATGATTGTACCAGAGCACTTTTACTAATTATTTGTTtgatataattataaattagCTCAAACAGTCAGAGGAAAGGCCGAAAGGGCATTTCCAAGCTCAAATGCATCTGGATTATAAAGGGgcgtttacacgacagagaaaaaatggcacggatccgacaaaaactggaacggttccaatagtttttttaaagaaacagtgGACTTTTATCCGTTCCGTGTCGGGTCCATAGGCGCCTATGGACCCGACACGGAACGGATAAAAGTCcactgtttctttaaaaaaactattggaaccgttccagtttttgtcggatccgtgccattttttctctgtcgtgtaaacgcCCTTTAAGTTAGCCCCTGAAGGGCTTgtaaggttttcttttttcgggCATACAGTAATAACTTTTATATCCTAACTCTTCTTTTTAGATGgcattaaaaacaaatcaaaagacCTGGCGTAAACTTCAGATGGTTCCACAGGAACAAAATCCttaaaatcaaagcaaaggTGAAGATCTGATTGTGTGTAATCTTgcaaaaaagtatttttgatggacattgcaatcaataatttatatttcacaAGTTCTTAGTTGGCCAGAGTTGAACAATAGCActagttataataatttttattattattgtttattattagtgacttgtaaataaaaaatgagaagaaaaacttTGTTATTTGGCTGTTCATTGTCTTGTTTCTATTTTACTCTCTTTTATACAGTAGAGCGTTGATTGTTTTATGATTCTGGATACAAATACCCTACAAATAACCTGGTCAGAAGCAAAAGTCCTCTATAAAACCAACATACCGCAGCTCCAATTTGGATCCTTTGATATGGAGGTACCCAactttgtaaataacatgtaaaatgataataataattaatattattgtttatacAATATTCCTGTACccatttttggacaaaatattaaataaacaattaatttgaTCCTTTGATCTCTTTTAAATGGTAAGCTTACTTTCTTACAggcttttaaaacaaaacacaagtaGAAAATATTAATCAGGGCTTGTTGGGAGATAAATTGACTATTGGAATGATAGCAATCTAGGCTAAAAGTGACCTATGCCCCTGTAAGCTTGAATCTCAGAAACAGTCCTTTTTTCAAGTGTAGCTTTCTTGGCACACGGTTCGGCAGCAGAACAGCAACAGTGTATTCACAACAGAATTAATTATAAACTTTAATAGCCTAAATTCATTTCATGATTATCTAAATTGAAACACTGTTCTTCTGCCTTTATCATCGTTTAAAAAAATGAGACATGATCATAGACGAAAGGTTTAACCTTTTTAATTTGGGGGTGAGGCAAGACAAAAAGAGGCATTGAATTGGCAGAAAAAAGCGGTGCCAAAATTACTGAGCACACATCAGGGAGAAGGAAATTAAGTTCTGTAAGCCCAAGTGTTCACAGCAGACCATTCTGTGtcattagggaatttaagaagctacgacggcaagtgcaacgaaaacgtcacattaaaattgaactttgcgttaagttaagtcttttgcgattattccatgttgatcacgttgtacaaaatacgCGAATTGCACTTTCGCCAGCTTGGTACGaaaggttttcatgtaaagacaaagagtgaaagatttactgctgcgagctcgcgttgtcgtcagaacctcaaatatgaaaatttcacgtcgtcgtttggcagactacgtcaaaacattgcaccaaaaagcgtgccgcacgtgcagcacgattatttttcttcattcaaccaatcaaatcattgatttgtggcattgtcgatgacgttgccgtcgtgaAATCTTAAATTCCCCATTAGTTGGCCAAGTGCATCTTCACAACAACTCCAAGTTTACATATTTTCTCGATTGTGTTTCACTTCTCTTTAGGTAGATTTAAAGAACATGCCTTTGTTATCCTTGAGTTCTTCCACGATACGATAATTGTACTTTCTCTGATCAGTATAAAGAAAGAATGGCCACACATCCAACAAACCACCCCTAAAAGTCGCGCAAAGGCACATCTCACGCCTTTGTTTCATAGTCTTGGGAACTTGTGACAACCGTTTCCCAGAGTTACAATGGCTGAGCTAAAGTTTTACCAGTTTGAATAATTCTGTCACTCGTTTTCATTGGGTTTACAACCACGGATGGGCGTGTTGTCTCGTCGGGGCAAGTAGGGTAACCCTTGCAGGCGGGACGAGTccaatttttcttcttgtaaaCACACTAGCACGTCTACCAGAGACAACGATTCCTCTTATCAGCAGTTTTCATGAATACAAGTGACGGACGGTAAGAACCCGAAACGAGGTTGTGTCTTTCTTCCGTTCTCTGGAGTAAACGCTCGAAAAAGTTGTCTCGGGTACCCGCGGCCACATACCATAATTTCGTTGTTTAGATGAAGGAAGATGGGTAGGGGAGACTGGGTAGATGGAAAACCCCTCCATGAGGACATGAGCACATGCAACCAGGGCCTCTCTTCTTCCAACAGTgaccctggaaacgaggttgaaGCTCGTGAAACacctatttttaaaatgggaAAGAGACGGCAATGTGAGAGCAACCGTCCCATTTCCATATTACCTAGACCTGTTGTcagaaaaacttttgaaaaagacGCATGCCCCTCACAACACTCACATATGACGGCGTTAAATAGATGACATCTTCATGACATGGACACACTCATTAGAGGATCTTGACCGCTTTCACTGACTACTTACCCGAATGACATCCACCCCAATATAAAGTTCACGTGCAATCACTCGTTCACACCCATCACCTTCT is a window from the Acropora palmata chromosome 1, jaAcrPala1.3, whole genome shotgun sequence genome containing:
- the LOC141885358 gene encoding cilia- and flagella-associated protein 263-like; this encodes MAMSDVDVSSSLDHDEEPLAELSDEELYNIVQENIHANEVLKNETTMFEKFLKRVDPKDIGLQQAATQGPSQPVIEIGLRGSRKKSRSRGPSLDRHLKLTAEQKCDIAQRELEELRDEIEKLKDESEKILDNFRAVMEEADIRSAEVKKSSYEFERDIVKGAVNQRTNKVIAERVTKYLEDKLRARDTTIEKLRLKNSTLKVQKRKLHMQLKQKEEMGEVLHEVDFNQLKIENQQYLEKIDEKNQDLLRLKLMSTNVQQILNTYKKKLNTLTLESSRLKTEISQRNELLFKIDAETQMVEKERTKAETLNSRLKQQLTDYKVPDVLDYVTERADLYELIKTVRMWERKVEIAQMALKTNQKTWRKLQMVPQEQNP